In Musa acuminata AAA Group cultivar baxijiao chromosome BXJ2-3, Cavendish_Baxijiao_AAA, whole genome shotgun sequence, the following proteins share a genomic window:
- the LOC103979339 gene encoding uncharacterized vacuolar membrane protein YML018C, giving the protein MTTWRYKAGLFLILAVVVIWVASAEVTQGIFTDYKQPFAITYLGASLMVIYLPVAFVKDWLCNLLRKNSSKSARSPQTVNNPGPGINSPVKHHDVQKLVEMESQVLLTKKDSDLDLSAQEEEHSLISKIRDEIDSEVLKEKRSFTAKEIATYAFYLAPIWFVTEYLSNAALARTSVASTTVLSSTSGLFTLFAGVLLRQDTLNMAKVVAVFVSMAGVVMTTLGKTWATDESQISSTSNGKRSLVGDLFGLLSAMTYGLFTVLLKKFAGEEGEGVDVQKLFGYVGLFTLVSLWWLVWPLTALGIEPKFTIPHSAKMEEVVLANGFVGSVLSDYFWALCVVWTTPLVATLGMSLTIPLAMVADMLVHGRHYSAIYILGSVQVFAGFVIANLSNRLSRLFGF; this is encoded by the exons atgACGACCTGGAGGTACAAGGCTGGTTTGTTTCTCATTCTTGCGGTGGTCGTCATCTGGGTCGCCTCCGCCGAAGTCACCCAG GGTATATTTACAGACTACAAACAACCTTTTGCCATCACTTACTTGGGAGCCTCCCTTATGGTTATATATCTACCAGTAGCTTTCGTAAAAGATTGGTTATGTAATCTATTGAGAAAGAATTCTTCTAAAAGTGCTAGAAGTCCACAAACTGTCAACAACCCAGGACCTGGAATTAATTCTCCTGTAAAACATCATGATGTTCAGAAGTTGGTGGAAATGGAATCACAAGTACTTTTAACTAAGAAAGACAGTGACCTTGATCTTTCTGCACAAGAGGAGGAACACTCCCTCATTTCCAAAATTAGAGATGAAATTGATTCTGAAGTTTTGAAGGAAAAAAGATCATTCACTGCTAAGGAGATTGCAACATATGCATTTTATCTTGCTCCTATTTGGTTTGTCACAGAG TACTTATCAAATGCAGCACTTGCAAGGACCAGTGTGGCAAGTACGACTGTGTTATCTTCAACTTCAGGACTCTTTACTCTTTTTGCTGGTGTTCTTCTACGGCAAGACACCTTAAACATGGCCAAAGTTGTTGCTGTTTTTGTTAGCATGGCTGGTGTTGTAATGACAACTCTTGGCAAGACTTGGGCGACAGATGAGTCACAAATAAGCTCCACTAG TAATGGAAAGCGATCACTTGTTGGGGATCTTTTTGGTCTTCTTTCAGCAATGACATATGGTCTATTTACTG TGCTTCTTAAGAAGTTTgcaggagaggaaggagaaggagtTGATGTTCAAAAGCTGTTTGGATATGTTGGACTGTTTACACTTGTATCTTTGTGGTGGCTTG TCTGGCCATTAACTGCATTAGGAATTGAACCCAAGTTTACAATACCTCACTCTGCTAAAATGGAAGAAGTAGTGCTTGCTAATGGCTTTGTTGGAAGTGTACTCTCAGACTACTTCTG GGCATTATGTGTTGTTTGGACTACTCCATTGGTAGCCACCTTGGGCATGTCGCTTACTATACCACTTGCCATGGTAGCTGATATGCTTGTTCACGGTCGTCACTATTCAGCAATCTATATCCTTGGTTCAGTTCAG GTATTTGCTGGGTTTGTAATAGCTAATTTGTCGAACCGTTTGTCTCGATTATTTGGCTTCTAG
- the LOC103979337 gene encoding heparanase-like protein 3: MECYICLEPRIVCLSTERRRRRGEMGGGALLAQLLGFCFWGSLWLAGPVAAYSGGGLGKAAVVVDGAAAIAVTDEDFVCATLDWWPPEKCDYGTCSWGLASMLNLDLSNPILLNAVKAFSPLKLRLGGSLQDKVIYDTGNPQRPCVPFLKNTSEMFGFSQGCLPMSRWDELNEFFDKAGALIIFGLNALNGRVPESDGSLGGPWNYTNAASLIRYTVDKGYAIHGWELGNELSGSGVGARIGADQYAADVITLKSIINDIYQGFPVKPLVLAPGGFFDAGWFTELVNKTKPNSLDVITHHIYNLGPGVDQHLVEKILDPTYLDGEAATFSSLQGILSSGSTSATAWVGEAGGAYNSGHHLVTDSFVFSFWYLDQLGMSSTYNTKTYCRQSLVGGNYGLLNTTTFHPNPDYYSALLWHRLMGKQVLRTNFTGSRMTRAYSHCAKESQGITLLLINLSGNTTTEVFVTTKTAYSALKTAESTREEYHLTAKDGDIHSQTMLLNGHILAVDSDGHIPELEPVKVAASEPITVDPFSIVFAHIPYFHVPACR; the protein is encoded by the exons ATGGAGTGCTATATTTGCCTTGAGCCTCGCATTGTTTGTCTGAGTACTGAGAGGAGGAGAAGGCGGGGGGAGATGGGTGGTGGCGCTCTTCTGGCTCAGCTGCTTGGGTTCTGTTTCTGGGGGTCTCTGTGGCTGGCTGGGCCGGTGGCGGCGTACTCCGGCGGCGGACTGGGCAAGGCGGCCGTGGTTGTGGACGGCGCGGCAGCCATTGCCGTGACAGATGAGGATTTTGTGTGTGCTACTCTGGATTGGTGGCCACCTGAGAAATGTGACTATGGGACATGCAGCTGGGGGTTGGCTTCCATGCTCAATCTG GATCTATCCAACCCCATCTTGTTGAATGCAGTGAAAG CATTCTCTCCGCTGAAACTTCGCCTCGGGGGTTCCTTGCAAGATAAGGTCATATACGACACAGGAAATCCACAACGGCCATGTGTGCCATTCCTCAAGAACACTTCTGAGATGTTTGGTTTCTCTCAAGGATGCTTACCCATGTCAAGATGGGATGAGCTGAATGAGTTCTTCGACAAAGCAGG GGCACTCATCATTTTTGGGTTGAATGCCCTCAATGGAAGGGTTCCTGAGAGTGATGGCTCACTAGGAGGACCTTGGAACTACACCAATGCCGCTTCTCTCATTCGATATACAGTCGATAAGGGTTACGCCATCCATGGTTGGGAGCTTG GCAATGAACTAAGTGGATCTGGAGTTGGAGCTAGAATTGGTGCAGACCAGTATGCTGCAGATGTGATCACCCTCAAATCAATCATCAATGACATCTACCAGGGCTTCCCAGTCAAACCACTGGTACTGGCACCAGGGGGCTTCTTTGATGCAGGCTGGTTCACTGAACTAGTCAACAAGACCAAACCCAACTCATTGGATGTGATCACTCACCACATCTATAATCTTGGTCCAG GTGTTGATCAGCACTTGGTTGAGAAAATTCTTGATCCAACTTATCTGGATGGTGAAGCCGCCACTTTCAGCTCTCTTCAAGGAATCCTCAGCAGTGGAAGCACTTCTGCCACTGCCTGGGTTGGTGAAGCAGGAGGAGCTTACAACAGTGGCCATCATCTGGTGACTGATTCCTTTGTCTTCAGCTTCTG GTACCTGGATCAACTCGGCATGTCATCCACATACAACACCAAGACCTACTGCAGGCAGTCACTGGTTGGAGGAAACTATGGTCTCCTCAACACCACCACTTTCCATCCCAATCCTGATTACTACAG TGCTCTTTTGTGGCACCGGCTGATGGGGAAACAAGTTCTGCGGACAAACTTCACTGGAAGCAGAATGACAAGGGCTTATTCACACTGTGCCAAAGAATCT CAAGGGATCACACTGCTGTTGATCAATCTCAGTGGCAACACCACCACTGAAGTTTTTGTCACCACCAAGACTGCTTACTCTGCTCTGAAGACAGCTGAATCCACAAGGGAGGAGTACCACTTGACAGCCAAGGATGGGGACATCCACAGCCAGACCATGCTGCTGAATGGCCACATCTTGGCTGTGGACTCAGATGGCCATATTCCAGAGCTTGAACCTGTGAAAGTTGCAGCATCAGAGCCCATCACAGTTGACCCATTCTCCATTGTCTTTGCCCACATTCCTTATTTCCATGTGCCGGCTTGTAGGTAA